In Alteromonas naphthalenivorans, one DNA window encodes the following:
- a CDS encoding glycosyltransferase, whose product MQLKIEIDFAFAVGSKLLLGGWAVVDSNMSTHPLQFDGEPASQLLLYKREDVSQVMQCLSEHCSGFLVVLSDATNKSSVDVSWGEDSCSVELTPSLYTTLLAEISPLPQNFMQNATALLERNGFYWGQKALEFDENTPNNLSLFHKDSKIQVDYTYTLDANTILLIGWVLDEARLFKRINLRINNVITNCILEDAFFHPRYDVAEALSLPLSQGEKIGFAFTVSLPEQVNTNVELMYSVDGVFFHGQALKAEQFNREETWLTEILLANVDVTNTAKFPKLSKHVNVAIEKCWRGRLESPNSAVVKQFGTSVATPRLSLIIPIYGRYDFVQIQMSQFSLDSDFDNIEIVYVLDDPRIKHAFMVTCQGVFETFGVPFKVVLSERNLGYAGANNLGVAHASTEHIVLLNSDVIPKQVGQFSVLLSQYLENDNMGILSGTLLYEDNTIQHQGMEYMEDPSHPGMWMNYHPQKGFPLSLTDEFDIRDAQAVTGALMLMTKQQYIDVGGFDIGYILGDFEDSDLCMKVRNQNKRIAVSGVVQMYHLERLSQSLVSGNTWKHTLSMLNGLRHTSKWNDRIVEVMAENG is encoded by the coding sequence ATGCAATTGAAAATAGAAATAGATTTTGCCTTTGCAGTAGGTTCTAAACTGCTACTAGGAGGGTGGGCAGTTGTAGACAGTAATATGTCCACGCACCCACTTCAGTTCGACGGTGAACCCGCCTCACAGCTTTTGCTCTATAAAAGAGAAGACGTAAGTCAGGTTATGCAGTGTCTCAGTGAGCACTGTTCTGGTTTTTTGGTTGTGCTTTCTGATGCCACAAATAAAAGCAGTGTAGATGTGTCGTGGGGAGAGGATTCTTGTAGTGTAGAGTTAACCCCTTCTTTATACACAACTTTGCTCGCAGAAATTTCCCCACTCCCGCAAAATTTCATGCAAAATGCCACAGCACTGCTTGAGAGGAACGGCTTTTACTGGGGGCAAAAGGCATTAGAATTCGACGAAAATACGCCCAATAATCTTTCTCTATTTCATAAAGACAGTAAAATCCAAGTAGATTATACCTATACCTTAGATGCAAATACCATTTTGTTAATAGGATGGGTGCTTGATGAGGCGCGTTTATTTAAGCGTATTAATTTGCGCATTAATAACGTTATTACCAACTGTATTTTAGAAGATGCGTTTTTTCATCCACGATACGATGTGGCAGAGGCGCTGAGTTTACCGCTTAGCCAAGGTGAAAAAATTGGTTTTGCATTTACTGTATCGTTGCCCGAGCAGGTAAATACAAACGTTGAGCTTATGTACAGTGTTGATGGTGTGTTTTTTCATGGGCAAGCGCTAAAGGCCGAGCAATTTAATCGCGAAGAAACTTGGTTAACAGAAATACTGCTTGCCAACGTAGATGTTACCAATACTGCTAAATTTCCAAAGCTTTCTAAACACGTTAACGTGGCCATAGAAAAGTGCTGGCGTGGAAGGCTTGAATCCCCAAATTCAGCCGTGGTTAAACAGTTTGGTACTTCGGTGGCTACCCCTCGCTTGTCTCTTATTATTCCTATTTATGGCCGCTATGACTTTGTGCAAATTCAAATGTCTCAATTTAGCTTAGACTCTGATTTCGACAATATTGAAATAGTATATGTATTAGATGACCCAAGAATAAAGCATGCATTTATGGTTACCTGTCAGGGGGTATTCGAAACTTTTGGTGTACCGTTTAAAGTTGTACTTAGCGAACGTAATTTAGGTTATGCAGGGGCGAACAATTTAGGTGTAGCTCATGCTTCTACCGAGCACATCGTACTGCTTAATTCAGATGTTATTCCAAAGCAAGTCGGTCAGTTTTCAGTATTACTGAGTCAGTATCTCGAAAACGATAATATGGGCATACTCAGTGGTACTTTGCTGTATGAAGACAATACTATTCAGCACCAAGGAATGGAGTATATGGAAGACCCTTCACACCCAGGTATGTGGATGAACTACCACCCACAAAAAGGGTTTCCATTATCGCTTACTGATGAATTCGATATACGTGATGCGCAAGCGGTAACTGGTGCGCTTATGCTTATGACTAAGCAGCAATATATAGACGTTGGCGGGTTTGACATTGGCTACATACTAGGTGATTTTGAAGATTCAGATTTGTGTATGAAAGTACGTAATCAAAACAAGCGTATTGCGGTGTCAGGAGTGGTGCAAATGTATCATCTAGAACGCTTATCGCAGTCGTTGGTATCAGGAAATACTTGGAAACATACTCTGTCTATGTTGAATGGTCTAAGACATACCAGTAAGTGGAACGATAGAATAGTAGAAGTGATGGCTGAAAATGGATAA
- a CDS encoding methyltransferase domain-containing protein: protein MHASSMENMARCFRRYVGAKQLSQKEAVKVLDIGGANVNGSYRDIIEGYNLSYLAADIADGEGVDVHMVDPYKIPLDDGSIDIVISGQAFEHVEFFWLLFEEIVRVVKNNGFIFLIAPSSGVIHRHPVDCYRFYPDSYYALAKYTNIHTLEVLHDERGPWRDLVGVFSKTEQSVLPLAERVFGNSNSQVGAGSVEVDYPTSGPDAEVSGLMPYLEFIAKVHELLEPDCYFEIGVREGHSAELAKCKTIGVDPASAITQDLPSTFRLFPLLSDEFFEELPERFEPPDLAFIDGMHLFEYVLRDFINVEKNSRHHSVIIIDDIFPCTEAQASRERKTKAWMGDVWKIKECLSIYRPDLICIAVDTYPSGLLVVFGADSANTVLTDKYNEIVKRFARMAVPPFDILSRKGAFNPKDPFVHQSIQMAKVTRQQNKPVSYLTTKIKQAFLKYNALAKQLDGI, encoded by the coding sequence ATGCACGCATCATCAATGGAGAATATGGCCCGTTGTTTTCGGCGCTATGTTGGTGCTAAACAGCTCTCTCAAAAAGAAGCCGTTAAAGTATTAGATATTGGTGGTGCGAACGTAAATGGTTCTTATCGAGATATTATAGAGGGGTATAACCTAAGCTATCTTGCTGCCGATATTGCAGATGGTGAAGGGGTAGATGTACATATGGTCGACCCTTACAAAATCCCTCTAGATGATGGCAGTATTGATATTGTTATTTCTGGTCAAGCCTTCGAGCATGTAGAGTTTTTTTGGCTGTTGTTTGAAGAAATAGTGCGTGTAGTAAAAAACAATGGGTTCATTTTTTTAATCGCGCCATCAAGCGGCGTGATTCATCGGCATCCCGTTGATTGTTATCGCTTTTATCCAGACTCTTATTATGCATTAGCAAAATACACCAACATTCATACGCTCGAAGTTTTGCATGATGAACGAGGCCCATGGCGAGATCTCGTGGGTGTATTTTCAAAAACAGAGCAGAGTGTTTTGCCTTTAGCTGAAAGAGTATTTGGCAATTCTAATAGCCAGGTGGGAGCGGGTAGCGTTGAGGTAGACTACCCAACGTCAGGCCCCGATGCGGAAGTTAGCGGTTTAATGCCTTATTTGGAATTTATTGCTAAAGTTCACGAATTGTTAGAGCCAGACTGCTATTTTGAAATTGGTGTTAGAGAAGGCCACAGTGCCGAGCTTGCAAAGTGCAAAACAATTGGAGTTGACCCTGCATCGGCAATAACGCAAGATTTGCCGAGTACGTTCAGGCTTTTTCCATTGTTAAGCGATGAGTTTTTTGAAGAGCTTCCAGAACGTTTTGAACCGCCTGATTTGGCGTTTATTGATGGAATGCATCTGTTCGAGTACGTTCTTAGAGATTTTATAAATGTAGAGAAAAATTCTCGTCATCACTCTGTCATAATTATTGACGATATTTTCCCGTGTACAGAGGCACAAGCCTCGCGAGAACGAAAAACAAAAGCATGGATGGGGGATGTGTGGAAAATCAAAGAATGCTTATCCATTTACAGGCCCGATTTAATATGCATCGCAGTTGATACCTACCCATCTGGCTTATTGGTCGTATTCGGTGCAGATAGCGCCAATACCGTATTAACAGATAAGTACAATGAAATAGTAAAACGTTTTGCAAGAATGGCAGTGCCACCTTTTGATATTCTCAGTAGAAAAGGTGCATTTAATCCCAAAGATCCTTTTGTTCATCAGTCTATTCAAATGGCGAAAGTAACCAGGCAACAAAATAAACCTGTCTCGTATTTAACGACTAAGATTAAACAAGCTTTTCTAAAATATAACGCTTTAGCAAAACAATTAGACGGAATTTGA
- a CDS encoding glycosyltransferase family 2 protein — MIVIPMAGMSSRFFSAGYSLPKYMLEIEGKTLFDYSVESFSNYFSSELFLFIIRDVYGTKKFVEERIAALAIKNFTIVTVRGETRGQAETVNLGLSECRGFKGSITIFNIDTFRPGFTFPTKNDLGDGYLEVFKGEGANWSYVRPVQNQGTEIDLVREKQPISDLCCTGVYNFSNVEDFTASFEHYTSMPKEFWEKGELYVAPLYNYLISLGKKINYHLIERDEVIFCGTPDEYRTLKRNAVRLK; from the coding sequence ATGATTGTCATACCTATGGCGGGAATGAGTTCCCGTTTTTTTTCAGCTGGGTACTCTTTGCCCAAATATATGTTAGAAATAGAGGGAAAAACACTTTTTGATTATTCTGTTGAAAGTTTTTCTAATTATTTCTCTAGCGAGTTGTTTCTTTTCATAATCAGGGATGTTTATGGTACAAAAAAATTTGTAGAGGAGCGTATAGCTGCATTAGCTATAAAAAACTTCACAATAGTCACTGTCAGAGGAGAAACGAGGGGGCAGGCGGAGACGGTTAATCTAGGTCTCTCAGAATGCCGCGGTTTTAAAGGCTCGATCACTATTTTTAATATTGACACATTTAGACCAGGTTTTACTTTTCCCACCAAGAATGATTTGGGTGACGGATACTTGGAGGTATTCAAAGGAGAGGGTGCCAATTGGTCCTACGTAAGGCCTGTGCAGAATCAAGGCACGGAAATAGACTTGGTAAGAGAGAAGCAACCAATCTCAGATCTCTGTTGTACAGGTGTATATAACTTTTCAAACGTTGAAGATTTTACTGCTTCTTTCGAACATTACACCAGCATGCCTAAAGAGTTTTGGGAAAAAGGTGAACTATATGTAGCGCCTCTTTACAATTACCTAATAAGTTTAGGTAAAAAAATTAACTATCACTTGATTGAGCGGGATGAAGTAATTTTTTGCGGTACACCTGATGAATATCGAACGTTAAAGAGAAATGCAGTTCGACTAAAATAG
- a CDS encoding HAD hydrolase family protein: MKRLVVDLDGTLTLANTSDYCNVLPNKPLIEVLRKYKNDGFTIVIATARNMRTFKGDIGLINVKTLPLIIDWLNRHNIPYDEIIVGKPWCGFEGFYIDDKAIRPSEFISMNYQEIMELLEKENKSKESGNEV; the protein is encoded by the coding sequence ATGAAACGATTAGTTGTGGATCTAGACGGTACGCTCACGCTTGCAAATACTAGCGACTATTGTAACGTATTGCCAAACAAGCCATTAATAGAAGTTCTAAGAAAATACAAAAATGATGGATTTACAATTGTCATAGCAACTGCCCGTAATATGAGAACTTTCAAAGGTGATATTGGGCTTATAAATGTTAAAACACTTCCTTTGATTATTGATTGGCTAAATAGGCACAATATTCCATATGATGAGATAATCGTTGGCAAACCGTGGTGCGGATTTGAAGGATTCTATATAGATGATAAAGCAATAAGGCCTTCAGAATTTATATCAATGAATTACCAAGAAATCATGGAGCTCTTAGAAAAAGAAAACAAATCAAAAGAAAGTGGGAATGAGGTCTAA